A single Corynebacterium stationis DNA region contains:
- the nadB gene encoding L-aspartate oxidase, whose product MTTELITPAESFAERTDVLIIGSGAAGLTAALTIAEADPTRSVTVITRGEPADSSTAWAQGGLAAVISPGDSFDLHIEDTMAAGGFHGDRARVTELVQQAKEAIDRLVSHGAQFADDLHLEGGHSLRRIVHAGDQSGWEVEKTLLRAARDRGINIISHARAIDLLTTADGTVCGVRGFHNGQVGRWLADDVVLAAGGVGALWTLTSNPAVATADGLAMALRAGAATRDIEFVQFHPTVLDLPRTGGRDVLISEAVRGEGAVLIDAQGTRFMKALHPLAELAPRDVVSAEIINHLKDTGAEQVFLDARSIIDFPQRFPTIHAELLARGIDATVDPIPVRPGAHYHCGGVAADLDGRTSLKGLSAIGEVAGTGVQGANRLASNSLTEALVAGHRCGNRLAISKRAGKAQNPIARTQVTPVDGAATIRSAMDSYVGVSRNDAGLSAALDILSSLPKAAELNDASLDSTNMAAAGLAIVQAARERTDSLGCHRRSDNAAATTKNYHFAGA is encoded by the coding sequence ATGACCACGGAACTTATCACTCCTGCTGAGAGCTTTGCCGAGCGCACCGACGTGCTCATCATCGGTTCCGGCGCGGCAGGACTCACCGCTGCGCTGACCATTGCTGAGGCAGACCCAACACGCTCGGTTACCGTTATCACCCGCGGTGAGCCGGCGGACAGCTCCACGGCATGGGCCCAAGGCGGCCTTGCGGCAGTCATCTCCCCGGGAGACTCTTTTGACCTGCACATCGAGGACACGATGGCCGCGGGGGGTTTCCACGGCGACCGCGCCCGCGTCACCGAACTAGTCCAGCAGGCAAAAGAAGCCATCGACCGCCTAGTATCCCACGGTGCCCAATTCGCCGATGACCTGCACCTAGAGGGCGGGCACAGCCTACGTCGCATCGTGCACGCCGGCGACCAATCTGGGTGGGAAGTGGAGAAAACTCTCCTGCGGGCAGCCCGTGACCGCGGCATTAACATCATCTCCCATGCCCGCGCGATTGACCTGTTGACCACCGCCGATGGCACCGTGTGTGGAGTGCGCGGCTTCCATAATGGCCAGGTTGGTCGCTGGCTTGCCGATGACGTCGTGCTGGCCGCCGGCGGTGTCGGCGCGCTGTGGACGCTGACCTCCAATCCGGCCGTTGCCACCGCTGATGGCCTGGCCATGGCCCTGCGCGCCGGGGCAGCCACGCGCGATATCGAATTTGTGCAGTTCCACCCCACTGTGTTGGATCTTCCCCGCACAGGCGGTCGCGATGTGCTCATCTCGGAGGCAGTTCGCGGCGAAGGAGCAGTGCTTATCGATGCCCAGGGCACCCGCTTCATGAAAGCCCTCCACCCTTTGGCCGAGCTTGCCCCACGCGATGTGGTCTCCGCCGAAATTATCAACCACCTCAAGGATACCGGCGCTGAGCAGGTCTTTCTCGATGCCCGCTCAATTATTGATTTCCCGCAACGCTTTCCGACGATCCACGCCGAACTTCTGGCCCGCGGCATCGATGCCACCGTCGATCCCATTCCAGTCCGCCCAGGCGCGCACTATCATTGCGGCGGCGTCGCGGCTGATCTTGACGGGCGCACCAGCCTTAAAGGACTTAGCGCCATCGGCGAAGTCGCCGGCACGGGCGTGCAAGGCGCAAACCGGCTGGCCTCGAATTCTTTGACGGAAGCACTCGTAGCGGGCCATCGATGCGGGAACCGCCTGGCCATCTCAAAGCGCGCCGGGAAAGCTCAAAATCCAATCGCACGAACGCAGGTCACGCCTGTTGACGGAGCTGCAACCATCCGCTCAGCGATGGATTCCTATGTTGGTGTTAGCCGTAATGATGCCGGCCTGAGCGCCGCGTTAGACATCCTCTCATCGCTGCCTAAGGCAGCGGAGTTGAATGATGCAAGCTTAGATTCCACGAATATGGCCGCGGCCGGTCTTGCCATCGTGCAAGCTGCACGCGAGCGAACCGACTCACTCGGCTGTCACCGTCGTAGCGACAACGCTGCCGCAACCACCAAGAACTACCACTTTGCAGGAGCATAA
- the nadA gene encoding quinolinate synthase NadA, giving the protein MGGGATVAGVIDCEAKTQKKGPTMAIKLDTTVETDWMETVRELASQRNAVILAHNYQLPEIQDVADYVGDSLGLSRIAAETDADEVIFCGVHFMAETAKILSPEKRVFIPDANAGCSLADTINADQLREWKAQHPDAVVVSYVNTTAEVKALTDVCCTSSNAADVVRSIAEDKEILFLPDQFLGAHVRRVTGRKNIHVWAGECHVHADISPSALVDTVRANEGAELYVHPECGCTTSALWMAESGEIPGDNTHILSTGGMLEEAKKTTSERVLVATEIGMLHQLRKANPTTEFMPVNPQAACPFMQMITPEKLLKCLQEGKDEVFVEKQTADAARTAVERMIAIGNPGSGE; this is encoded by the coding sequence ATGGGGGGTGGTGCTACCGTAGCCGGGGTTATCGACTGTGAGGCAAAAACCCAAAAGAAAGGACCCACCATGGCAATCAAATTAGACACCACCGTAGAAACTGACTGGATGGAAACAGTCCGTGAACTGGCAAGCCAGCGCAATGCTGTCATCCTGGCGCACAACTACCAGCTGCCAGAGATCCAAGACGTAGCTGACTACGTCGGAGATTCTTTGGGGCTTTCGCGCATCGCGGCGGAAACAGACGCTGATGAAGTGATTTTCTGCGGCGTGCACTTTATGGCTGAGACCGCAAAGATCCTCTCGCCGGAAAAGCGCGTGTTTATCCCGGATGCTAATGCCGGCTGTTCTTTGGCGGACACCATTAACGCCGACCAACTACGTGAGTGGAAAGCACAACACCCTGATGCGGTGGTGGTTAGCTACGTGAACACCACCGCTGAGGTCAAAGCGCTCACCGATGTCTGCTGCACCTCCTCCAACGCTGCCGACGTCGTGCGTTCCATCGCCGAGGACAAAGAAATTCTATTTCTCCCAGATCAGTTCCTCGGCGCACACGTACGTCGCGTGACCGGCCGCAAGAATATCCACGTCTGGGCAGGCGAATGCCACGTGCACGCAGATATTTCCCCGAGTGCCTTGGTGGATACGGTCCGTGCCAACGAGGGTGCGGAACTCTACGTCCACCCAGAATGCGGCTGCACCACCAGCGCTTTGTGGATGGCGGAATCCGGTGAAATTCCAGGCGACAACACGCACATCCTGTCAACCGGCGGCATGCTGGAAGAGGCCAAGAAGACCACCAGTGAGCGCGTCTTAGTCGCCACCGAAATCGGCATGTTGCACCAGCTGCGTAAAGCCAACCCGACCACGGAGTTCATGCCGGTCAACCCGCAGGCCGCGTGCCCATTCATGCAGATGATTACCCCAGAAAAGTTACTCAAGTGCTTGCAGGAGGGAAAGGATGAGGTATTCGTCGAGAAGCAGACTGCGGATGCCGCGCGCACCGCGGTCGAGCGCATGATTGCCATCGGCAACCCTGGCTCCGGCGAATAG